A single genomic interval of Perca fluviatilis chromosome 19, GENO_Pfluv_1.0, whole genome shotgun sequence harbors:
- the LOC120547519 gene encoding VIP peptides has product MGNIQVYKTGAELKANRKRVKKHRVNRVEIQQRLEIRTLESAADRTKSRQLSLDHMCKAMLQRTGPQLLFLIALCSVLYSRTLSLPYTSMRPTRHADGLFTSGYSKLLGQLSARRYLESLIGKRVSDELMEEPVKRHSDAIFSDNYSRFRKQMAVKKYLNSVLTGKRSLEDAGNSDLEESRNEPNNFQESYDDINVDHLLNNFHLPL; this is encoded by the exons ATGGGAAACATCCAGGTGTATAAAACGGGAGCAGAGCTGAAGGCGAACAGAAAGAGAGTCAAGAAACATCGGGTCAACAGAGTGGAGATACAACAGCGGCTCGAGATCAGGACTTTGGAAAGCGCAGCGGACAGAACAAAAAGCAGGCAACTTTCTCTAGACCACAT GTGTAAAGCGATGTTACAACGGACCGGCCCCCAGCTGCTGTTCCTAATAGCCCTGTGCAGTGTGCTGTACTCCCGGACTCTGAGTCTGCCATACACATCCATGAG ACCGACGAGACACGCAGACGGTCTGTTCACCAGCGGATACAGCAAACTCCTCGGACAGCTTTCAGCGCGGAGGTACCTGGAGTCACTGATCGGAAAACGGGTCAG tGACGAGCTGATGGAGGAGCCAGTAAAGCGCCACTCAGACGCCATTTTCTCAGACAACTACAGTCGCTTCCGCAAACAGATGGCTGTCAAGAAGTACCTGAATTCAGTCTTAACAGGAAAGAGAAG CCTAGAAGATGCTGGAAACAGCGACCTGGAGGAGTCCAGGAACGAACCCAACAACTTCCAGGAGAGCTACGATGACATCAACGTAGATCACCTCCTCAACAACTTTCATCTG CCACTTTGA
- the fbxo5 gene encoding F-box only protein 5 yields MFHCKKAIMKFPRYEATMANKMEKSSAAAESRGLNLKSSPVKEPIPIKPQCPPAGVTTALFSLNNNTRAVHNKENSTSREHDRILDEGFEDSGYLSLQNSHIDDHHGDTEDEHSQGKPTVTQLPSAAATHQEKAISPNNSPSKCKGRTDSNPLVTASTPVDRQRTAAYSLSSTPSDHHNDPNLPILKFQRAVCEELAKSYKKNKRYDWSIVTKVAEDHLLDRVIGGQMGREYVDIFSCLLSRNMRNILINILALLGDMDLISCKKVSKTWRRIIGEDTAALSRCQRAEQALRESKSSFSERSCSLTRDVAVSRVVLSCMQTLSSSTPSSSSSSSSSSTPGCRVNRPNTHSQKHRQANNQCTRFNEYVQAASSLKQHESLRPCKRCGSPATHLPEVQRATCTRSSCLFDFCTHCQEAFHDSTPCRVVQPRPYFTTPKTTPIIPGSARSKRNVRRL; encoded by the exons ATGTTCCACTGTAAGAAAGCCATCATGAAATTCCCTCGCTACGAGGCTACCATGGCAAACAAAATGGAGAAAagctctgctgctgcagagTCCAGGGGGCTTAACCTTAAATCTTCCCCAGTGAAAGAGCCAATCCCCATCAAACCTCAGTGTCCACCTGCAGGAGTGACTACAGCCTTGTTCTCTCTCAACAACAACACTAGAGCAGTCCACAACAAGGAAAACAGCACCAGCAGGGAGCATGACCGGATTCTGGATGAAGGGTTTGAGGACAGCGGCTATCTGTCTCTGCAGAATAGTCACATCGATGATCATCATGGGGATACGGAGGATGAACACAGCCAGGGAAAACCTACAGTAACCCAATTGccttctgctgctgctacacacCAAGAAAAGGCAATATCGCCAAATAATTCTCCCTCCAAATGTAAAGGGAGGACAGACTCTAACCCTCTAGTGACAGCTTCCACTCCTGTGGATCGTCAGAGGACAGCAGCATACTCCCTGTCATCCACCCCATCAGACCATCACAACGACCCCAACCTGCCTATACTGAAGTTCCAGCGGGCGGTGTGTGAAGAGCTTGCCAAGAGCTATAAGAAGAATAAAAG GTATGACTGGAGCATCGTCACAAAGGTAGCAGAGGATCATCTTTTGGACCGGGTGATCGGAGGCCAGATGGGCCGGGAGTACGTTGACATATTTTCATGTCTTTTGTCCAGGAACATGAGAAACATCCTGATCAACATCCTGGCCCTGCTGGGAGACATGGACCTCATTAG CTGTAAGAAAGTGAGCAAGACATGGAGGAGGATCATCGGTGAGGATACAGCAGCTCTGAGCAGGTGTCAAAGAGCCGAGCAGGCACTCAGG gAGTCAAAGAGCTCTTTTAGTGAAAGGAGTTGTAGTCTGACAAGGGATGTAGCTGTGTCCAGGGTGGTGCTGTCCTGCATGCAGACCCTGTCCTCAAGTACTCCTTCatcttcttcatcctcctcttcctcatccacCCCCGGCTGCAGGGTTAACAGACCGAATACCCACTCTCAGAAGCACCGACAGGCCAACAACCAATGTACACGGTTCAATGAATACGTGCAG GCCGCCAGCAGTCTAAAGCAGCACGAGTCCCTGCGTCCCTGCAAGCGCTGCGGCTCACCAGCAACACATTTGCCCGAGGTTCAGAGGGCCACGTGCACGCGTTCCAGCTGTCTCTTTGACTTCTGCACCCACTGCCAGGAGGCCTTCCACGACTCGACCCCCTGCAGAGTGGTGCAGCCCCGACCCTACTTCACCACCCCTAAAACCACCCCAATCATACCAGGCAGCGCCCGCAGCAAGAGAAACGTCCGGCGCCTGTGA
- the mtrf1l gene encoding peptide chain release factor 1-like, mitochondrial, with translation MAYRRAVNLIPKGKNCVFSLWIPCFQKSPNVIRQTVRFHKHANNYWGRTTRSLHTGTPLMVAKLLSVDELFAKRSLQEYLKKMETEYSEYLRAVNSSVTEEQYSEDELRVKRTKVSLLAPLIQSIRELDTKQKEMAETDTLLKDEDPALRELAELESEGCLQDIQHLRQKILDLLIPEEEADLSDLVLEVTAGVGGQEAMLFTDEVFDMYQGYAQHHGWSFDILEHMTSEIGQWTHVHAPPPPPPPCKFFFFSPHRPLQRVPRTEKQSRMHTSTMTVAVLPQPTEISFTINSKDLRIETKRASGAGGQHVNTTDSAVRIVHLPTGVVAECQQERSQIKNKEKAMKALRAKLYSMKLEEETSKRYNQRKIQIGTKGRSEKIRTYNFAQDRITDHRIGMTVHDIKSFLLGEDLLDEMNSALQEFSNQEMLAELLGENNQDS, from the exons ATGGCTTACAGAAGAGCCGTAAACCTCATTCCGAAAGGAAAGAACTGTGTCTTTAGTCTGTGGATACCTTGTTTTCAAAAATCACCAAATGTCATCAGGCAAACTGTCAGATTTCATAAACACGCCAATAACTACTGGGGCAGAACTACAAGAAGTCTTCACACTGGTACACCTTTGATGGTGGCCAAGTTACTCTCTGTGGATGAGCTTTTTGCCAAGAGGTCTCTGCAGGAATACCTCAAGAAGATGGAGACAGAGTACAGTGAATATTTGAGAGCAGTCAACAGCAGTGTGACAGAGGAGCAGTACAGTGAGGACGAACTGAGGGTTAAGAGGACCAAAGTGTCCCTGCTGGCTCCTCTTAtccagagcatcagagagctgGACACCAAACAAAAAGAGATGGCTGAGACCGACACACTCCTGAAAG ATGAAGACCCAGCCCTGCGAGAACTGGCTGAGCTGGAAAGTGAAGGATGTTTGCAAGATATTCAACATCTTAGACAAAAG ATCCTGGATCTGTTGATCCCTGAAGAGGAGGCAGATCTGAGTGACCTTGTCCTGGAAGTTACAGCAGGTGTCGGGGGTCAGGAGGCCATGCTGTTTACTGATGAG GTGTTTGACATGTACCAGGGCTACGCTCAGCACCACGGCTGGTCCTTCGACATCCTGGAGCACATGACCAGCGAAATAGGTCA GTGGACTCACGtccacgccccccccccccccccccccccctgcaaatttttttttttttccccccaccggCCCCTTCAGCGGGTTCCCAGGACTGAAAAACAGAGCAGAATGCACACTAGCACCATGACTGTGGCTGTACTGCCCCAACCCACAGAG ATCTCTTTCACTATAAACTCAAAGGACCTGAGGATAGAAACTAAGAGAGCGAGTGGAGCTGGAGgtcaacatgtcaacaccaCAGACAGTGCAGTCAGAATAGTCCATCTGCCTACAg GCGTGGTTGCAGAGTGCCAGCAGGAACGGTCACAGATAAAGAACAAGGAGAAAGCCATGAAGGCTCTGAGAGCAAAACTGTACAGCATGAAGCTAGAGGAGGAGACTAGCAAACGCTACAACCAGCGTAAAATACAG ATTGGCACCAAAGGCAGATCAGAGAAGATTCGAACGTACAACTTTGCCCAGGACCGTATAACAGACCACCGTATTGGCATGACGGTGCACGACATTAAGAGCTTCCTGTTGGGAGAGGATCTGCTGGACGAGATGAACTCTGCGCTACAGGAATTCTCCAACCAGGAGATGCTTGCAGAACTGCTGGGAGAAAACAACCAGGACAGCTGA